In Candidatus Defluviilinea proxima, a single genomic region encodes these proteins:
- a CDS encoding DUF4279 domain-containing protein: MQENREFFRFTDETLQSSLIKAISDSDVVIEVLDDGTVAYPPAHSIENFIDDIVCSVFNKGWYRTEISNQKLLGRYKRLKKHNGTRVIEEIRNGKTYVVQKTYEKIYRNAGIPTHGSFILADVDLDPAQVTALLRITPTFACKKDEPFLRPYSKRRKDAPIRLSHTGWWEVCSLPHVESNDIMIHLEWLTNLLGTLTLELKQFSQNLNTDDCRVLQISIVEPSRYSGISLPSSMLTKLVNLTDRIDISFWPDDFI, translated from the coding sequence TTGCAAGAAAATCGAGAGTTTTTCCGCTTTACAGACGAAACACTTCAATCGTCGCTGATAAAAGCAATCAGCGATTCCGATGTTGTCATTGAAGTTCTAGACGACGGAACGGTAGCTTACCCACCCGCACATTCAATTGAAAACTTCATTGACGATATTGTTTGTTCCGTGTTCAATAAAGGTTGGTATCGCACAGAAATATCAAACCAAAAACTGTTGGGAAGATATAAGCGACTTAAGAAACACAATGGCACCCGAGTGATTGAAGAGATTCGAAATGGAAAAACTTATGTTGTGCAAAAAACTTATGAGAAGATTTATCGCAATGCTGGCATTCCAACTCACGGGAGTTTTATTCTTGCAGATGTTGACCTTGATCCGGCACAGGTAACGGCACTTTTGAGAATAACACCAACGTTTGCTTGCAAAAAAGACGAACCCTTTCTCAGGCCATATTCTAAACGTCGAAAAGACGCTCCAATTCGCTTAAGTCATACTGGGTGGTGGGAAGTCTGCTCTCTGCCGCACGTAGAGTCAAACGATATTATGATACATTTGGAGTGGTTGACCAACCTTCTGGGAACACTCACACTTGAGCTAAAACAATTTTCGCAAAACTTGAATACAGATGATTGCCGTGTTCTCCAGATTAGTATAGTAGAACCAAGTAGGTACTCGGGTATATCGTTACCAAGTTCTATGCTTACAAAGCTAGTGAATTTGACTGATAGAATAGATATAAGTTTCTGGCCCGATGATTTTATTTGA
- a CDS encoding S-adenosylmethionine decarboxylase, with protein MINLPTEIKEKADSETEYWGVSSAIDLYDCDLSLMQNADAIREFVVLLCDRIKMRRYGETQVVFFGDEPRVQGFSMTQLIETSLISAHFADASRAIYLDVFSCAPYDSQDAAEFAAEYFKASRYQLNVVHRR; from the coding sequence ATGATCAACCTCCCGACAGAAATAAAAGAAAAGGCGGACTCTGAAACCGAATACTGGGGTGTTTCGTCCGCGATTGACCTATATGACTGTGACCTGTCCCTCATGCAGAATGCGGACGCGATCCGTGAGTTCGTTGTGCTTCTTTGTGACCGTATCAAGATGCGCCGTTATGGAGAGACACAAGTTGTGTTCTTTGGCGATGAGCCACGTGTGCAGGGATTTAGCATGACGCAACTGATCGAAACATCCCTGATCTCTGCGCATTTTGCCGATGCAAGCCGCGCTATTTACCTCGATGTGTTCAGTTGCGCGCCTTATGATTCACAAGATGCGGCAGAGTTCGCGGCAGAATATTTCAAGGCCAGCCGATATCAGTTGAACGTGGTACACAGGCGTTGA